A single window of Candidatus Obscuribacter sp. DNA harbors:
- a CDS encoding serine/threonine protein kinase, producing MSDTEFSEKLNNQFHLREMPDDSTTEIIGFFDDEAEEPFSSKSAADKTIKTLPDFGERYSILEFLGAGGTGSVWKVHDKLLDETLAIKVLHEELLSNKKSIQRITQEARLAMELTHANIAAVFGATQDAIGRPCVIMRYVEGESLYKILAREGKLEMSRAEDIYLQIRDALAHSHAKGVVHRDIKPSNIIISQTKSGSDIVSIIDFGIAKSIYGEVQGAEAITSHGVIVGSPQYICPEQLLGQEITPASDLYSLGCVYYQMLAGHPPFTLVNPVLLVLQHINDEPDLDCIPKAKRSEISTLLQKDPKNRITTPAPPKEAGFNALDFIKKDRFLLALSSAFIQLPVWINLLIASNLGPATLLLLVLLLLATPRMLQLPPQNKSQGIICQTIILNIACSAFLLLAYFLFGPNVSYQKSIGNFLAYFLAPCLIFGAVLINPWSTQISKILTSIYFRGLVLLTSISIFISVSTPVDNGVLQIPPGVKPPAATKEVLEQCLTLARTAEYDKYRLTLVSTFAPQNSSINLYRSICKQLIESTYLTDPMIKSKTYLRLAATYSGSSPDSLKSWKNCISEALALLRYSIEKEQKPTVFFSQIRTKQQEIDFALDIAESCIEHGDYVVADDALELKSKNMRFESASQQQRSIKLFEKIAKGRRSQ from the coding sequence CAGAAAAATTGAATAACCAGTTTCATTTGAGGGAGATGCCTGATGATTCCACTACGGAGATTATTGGGTTCTTTGACGATGAAGCTGAAGAGCCATTCTCTTCAAAAAGTGCGGCAGATAAAACTATAAAGACATTGCCGGATTTTGGTGAAAGATATTCGATTTTGGAATTTTTGGGAGCCGGAGGCACGGGCTCGGTATGGAAAGTACACGATAAATTACTGGATGAAACTTTAGCGATAAAAGTTTTGCACGAGGAATTGCTCTCTAACAAAAAGTCTATACAACGCATAACACAAGAAGCTCGATTGGCGATGGAGCTGACACACGCAAACATTGCAGCAGTCTTTGGAGCAACACAAGATGCAATTGGACGGCCATGCGTCATCATGCGCTATGTGGAAGGTGAAAGCCTGTACAAAATCCTCGCCCGTGAGGGAAAGCTGGAAATGTCGCGGGCCGAGGATATCTATCTTCAAATCAGAGATGCCCTGGCGCATAGCCATGCCAAAGGAGTTGTACACCGCGACATCAAGCCAAGCAATATTATAATTTCGCAGACCAAGTCTGGCTCTGATATTGTAAGTATCATCGACTTTGGTATAGCAAAATCAATTTACGGTGAAGTACAAGGCGCAGAAGCCATAACGAGTCATGGCGTTATTGTAGGCAGTCCGCAATACATTTGCCCAGAACAGTTATTAGGGCAGGAAATAACCCCAGCAAGCGATCTATATTCACTGGGTTGTGTCTACTATCAGATGCTGGCAGGTCATCCTCCTTTTACTCTAGTTAACCCTGTCCTTTTGGTGTTACAACACATAAACGATGAACCAGACCTCGACTGCATTCCCAAGGCAAAGAGGTCTGAGATCAGTACACTTCTTCAGAAAGACCCAAAAAACCGCATCACCACTCCAGCTCCTCCAAAAGAAGCAGGGTTCAACGCTCTCGATTTCATCAAAAAAGATAGGTTTTTACTTGCATTATCATCCGCCTTTATTCAATTGCCTGTCTGGATAAATCTATTGATTGCGTCCAATTTAGGTCCAGCAACACTGTTACTGCTAGTGCTCTTGCTGCTTGCGACGCCTCGCATGCTCCAGTTGCCACCACAAAATAAAAGCCAGGGGATAATTTGTCAGACCATTATTCTCAATATAGCTTGTTCAGCTTTTTTACTTCTAGCCTATTTCTTGTTTGGTCCAAATGTTTCCTATCAAAAGTCTATAGGCAACTTTCTTGCATATTTTCTGGCGCCGTGTCTAATTTTCGGTGCAGTGCTAATCAATCCTTGGAGCACTCAGATCAGCAAGATCTTGACGAGTATTTATTTTCGAGGTCTAGTTTTACTTACTTCCATCTCCATATTTATTTCAGTGTCGACACCAGTAGACAATGGCGTATTGCAGATTCCTCCAGGTGTTAAGCCACCCGCTGCCACTAAAGAAGTCCTAGAGCAATGCTTAACACTGGCTCGCACTGCCGAATACGACAAGTACAGGTTAACACTAGTGAGCACTTTCGCGCCCCAGAACTCTTCTATTAATCTATATCGTAGTATTTGCAAACAGTTAATCGAGAGCACTTATCTAACAGATCCAATGATCAAGTCGAAGACTTATTTGCGCCTTGCCGCCACTTATTCAGGGTCAAGCCCGGACTCTTTAAAGAGTTGGAAAAACTGCATCAGTGAAGCGCTCGCGTTACTTAGATATTCAATAGAAAAGGAACAGAAACCGACAGTATTTTTTAGTCAGATTAGAACCAAACAGCAAGAAATTGATTTTGCATTAGACATCGCAGAATCTTGTATCGAACACGGAGACTACGTTGTAGCTGATGACGCTTTAGAGTTGAAGTCAAAAAACATGCGATTTGAATCAGCAAGTCAGCAACAGCGAAGTATCAAATTATTTGAAAAGATAGCGAAAGGTCGGCGCTCTCAATAG
- a CDS encoding GNAT family N-acetyltransferase: MITIGEESITTLSEHSNISIAFEYDCIYQVSTPDSGQGGILLTLTALPDKQNKNYDACEGASPDNWSKTFDTTNWGYIVARDADKRIGGAVIAYNTDAVNILDGRSDLAVLWDIRIDSPYRHKGVGHKLFAAVEDWARERHCKQLKIETQNINVAACQFYLRQGCTIGAINRFAYPGLPHESQLIWYKDL; this comes from the coding sequence ATGATAACTATCGGCGAAGAATCAATAACCACGCTCTCTGAGCACAGCAATATATCCATTGCCTTTGAATACGACTGCATCTACCAAGTAAGCACACCTGATAGCGGTCAGGGTGGCATCTTATTGACGTTAACAGCACTGCCAGACAAACAAAACAAAAACTATGACGCCTGTGAGGGCGCCAGTCCAGATAACTGGTCAAAAACTTTTGACACCACCAACTGGGGTTACATAGTGGCAAGAGACGCCGACAAACGCATTGGTGGCGCGGTAATTGCTTACAACACTGACGCTGTCAATATCCTCGATGGCCGCAGCGATCTGGCTGTACTCTGGGATATACGGATCGATTCTCCCTATCGCCACAAAGGTGTCGGTCACAAGCTTTTTGCAGCAGTAGAGGACTGGGCGCGCGAGCGTCATTGCAAACAACTCAAAATCGAGACCCAAAACATCAATGTCGCAGCCTGCCAATTTTATCTAAGACAAGGCTGCACAATAGGTGCCATCAACCGCTTTGCCTATCCCGGATTGCCGCACGAATCGCAGCTTATCTGGTACAAGGATCTGTAA
- a CDS encoding RHS repeat-associated core domain-containing protein: MDANSNQTAFVDANGKTTSYSYDNPGRMTAYFLPANPLTAAATNVYDSLSRVKTQSNARSQVWNYYIAGSRSEIVDPIGNRDIFYFNALGGITRQIDALGFKTDNVFDGLNRMVQTTMPEGNQIKWTLDASNNPLTRTQVPKPGSGLANIVETFTYDPLWAKVKTYKDGRLNTTTYTYDVTLGNLLTIQRPVVGGLTPTVTMTWNARGQMLTRTDETNIVTKFTYDVTTESLTTQVVDYFAGGGHLNLTTSFGYNAFGDVTSLTDPRSKSTTFSWDNLRQLKQKTDPAPFSYVMNLNYDDNGNLLNIQRQTGTTPAWQIYSWTYSPTNKKLTAVDPSLNTSTWTYDGKDRIQTVTDAQSRQWQYAYDALDRLSVTTDPTSTVCDTRTFTNNGMLASVKDARNNTTTYSWDGFDRLNKTTYADTTFEQNSSYDANGNVLIQLTRSGSSIVCTYDALNRLATKSPAGQPVITNTYDLADRLTQSSKPVVAGNPSSGAHKFFFDTAGRFWKEQYSDSKTVVHVLDANGNRTKTTWPDGYFVDRTYDELNRLTAIKLNGSASTAVAFSYNQLSQRTQLTYSNGATVVYTPQLNEDVTTITHNFVGSSVVFTYGFNNVHEPTSVQVSDSTYMWYPAAASTTYGTADSVNKYPAVGGTSYTYNANKNLTGDGVWAYGYNTENQLVTASKSGTSASFVYDPMQRQSQKTVGAVKTRYIYSEWQRIADYNGVTGTLQNRYVYGTEMDEPLIQVTSAGVLTFLHADKMGTVIAVSNAAGAVVNKNPYGQFGESTTIGGTTFGYTGQRRDAELDGLHYYKMRVYSPKIGRFLQPDPVGYAGASDFNLYSYVGNRSLKFTDPMGQAAVSFWFLIFLYIAWFLVFVALGTQALATDAGIRANPAAYKHEPLKVYDVLDLLRPLSGLPFYQEYYQNLAAVGVKSGDGWYPAGYIDGVAPAGWYTQEQIAARTPKPQNGQPSPSGGGNGTQGPNGAYAQPVLGLGADQSFGGNAYYDYNQRAIAQSYDPGFGPNTPGGFGGGVW; this comes from the coding sequence TTGGATGCCAACTCCAACCAGACTGCGTTTGTTGACGCAAATGGCAAAACCACTAGTTATTCATACGATAACCCGGGGCGGATGACGGCATATTTCTTGCCTGCCAATCCTCTAACCGCCGCTGCCACCAATGTCTATGACTCGTTGTCTCGAGTCAAAACTCAGTCCAACGCCCGGTCTCAGGTTTGGAACTACTATATCGCTGGTTCTCGCTCGGAGATTGTTGATCCAATTGGTAATCGCGATATTTTCTACTTCAACGCTCTGGGCGGCATCACACGTCAAATTGACGCGCTCGGGTTTAAGACCGACAACGTGTTTGATGGTTTGAACCGTATGGTCCAGACCACCATGCCCGAAGGCAACCAGATCAAATGGACTCTGGATGCCAGCAATAATCCGCTGACGCGGACTCAGGTGCCGAAGCCGGGCTCTGGGCTTGCTAACATCGTTGAAACATTCACCTATGACCCGCTCTGGGCAAAGGTCAAGACATACAAGGACGGTCGCCTCAACACGACCACATACACTTACGATGTCACGCTCGGCAATCTTTTGACAATCCAGCGTCCGGTCGTCGGTGGGTTGACTCCCACTGTGACTATGACCTGGAATGCTCGCGGTCAGATGCTTACGAGAACCGATGAAACCAACATCGTGACAAAGTTTACTTATGATGTCACAACAGAAAGTCTGACCACTCAGGTGGTCGACTATTTTGCTGGTGGCGGTCATCTCAATCTGACCACCTCGTTTGGCTACAACGCTTTTGGCGACGTCACTAGTCTGACTGACCCGCGCTCCAAGAGCACGACCTTTAGCTGGGACAATCTGCGGCAGCTCAAGCAAAAAACTGATCCAGCTCCGTTTAGCTACGTCATGAATCTCAATTATGACGACAACGGCAACTTGCTCAATATCCAGCGCCAGACTGGCACTACACCAGCCTGGCAGATTTACAGTTGGACTTACTCGCCGACAAATAAAAAGCTTACCGCTGTTGATCCCTCCCTCAATACTTCTACCTGGACTTACGATGGGAAGGACCGTATCCAGACAGTGACCGATGCGCAGTCTCGTCAATGGCAATACGCCTACGATGCACTCGATCGGCTAAGCGTCACTACCGACCCAACCAGTACGGTGTGTGACACCCGGACGTTTACCAATAATGGGATGCTCGCATCGGTAAAGGATGCTCGCAATAACACCACAACTTACTCGTGGGATGGTTTTGATCGGCTCAACAAGACCACATATGCCGACACTACATTTGAGCAAAACAGCTCGTATGACGCCAATGGCAACGTGCTCATCCAGCTGACTCGCTCTGGAAGCAGCATCGTATGCACCTATGACGCATTGAATAGGCTTGCCACCAAATCACCAGCTGGTCAGCCCGTCATTACTAATACGTACGATCTCGCTGATCGTCTGACGCAGTCAAGCAAACCTGTTGTTGCCGGCAATCCTTCTTCAGGGGCACATAAGTTCTTCTTCGACACTGCCGGCCGCTTTTGGAAGGAACAGTATTCCGACTCCAAAACTGTTGTCCACGTACTGGATGCAAACGGAAACCGGACGAAGACTACATGGCCTGACGGCTACTTTGTTGACCGGACCTATGACGAACTCAATAGGCTCACCGCAATTAAGCTCAATGGCAGCGCCAGTACCGCCGTTGCCTTCAGCTACAATCAGCTGTCTCAGCGCACTCAGCTGACGTACAGCAATGGAGCAACTGTCGTCTACACTCCTCAGCTCAATGAAGATGTGACGACAATTACTCACAACTTTGTAGGCTCAAGTGTTGTCTTTACCTACGGCTTTAACAACGTCCATGAACCAACGAGCGTGCAGGTCTCGGACAGCACTTACATGTGGTATCCGGCTGCTGCGTCTACCACCTACGGTACCGCCGACAGTGTCAACAAGTATCCTGCTGTCGGTGGCACTAGTTACACTTATAACGCGAACAAAAACCTGACTGGTGATGGCGTCTGGGCATACGGTTACAACACCGAGAACCAGTTGGTGACAGCTAGCAAGTCCGGCACTAGCGCCAGCTTTGTGTATGACCCGATGCAGCGTCAGAGTCAGAAGACTGTTGGCGCGGTAAAAACTCGATACATCTATTCTGAGTGGCAGCGCATTGCTGACTACAATGGTGTTACGGGTACGCTGCAAAATCGGTATGTATACGGCACAGAAATGGATGAACCGCTAATCCAGGTGACCAGCGCCGGCGTTTTGACATTCCTTCATGCCGACAAGATGGGCACTGTGATCGCAGTGAGTAATGCGGCTGGTGCGGTTGTTAATAAAAATCCGTATGGTCAGTTCGGGGAGAGCACTACCATTGGTGGTACTACCTTTGGCTATACCGGGCAGCGCAGAGATGCGGAGCTTGATGGTCTTCATTACTATAAGATGCGGGTATATTCGCCTAAAATCGGAAGATTTTTACAGCCGGATCCTGTCGGTTATGCGGGTGCCTCGGACTTCAATCTCTACAGCTATGTCGGCAATAGGTCCTTAAAGTTTACAGATCCGATGGGACAGGCTGCGGTTAGCTTCTGGTTCCTAATCTTTCTCTACATCGCTTGGTTCTTGGTCTTTGTCGCTTTGGGCACTCAAGCTCTTGCTACAGATGCTGGTATCAGAGCAAACCCTGCTGCGTACAAACACGAACCGCTAAAGGTGTACGATGTTTTGGACCTGTTGCGCCCGCTTAGTGGATTGCCATTTTACCAAGAATACTATCAAAACCTTGCGGCCGTCGGCGTAAAATCCGGCGATGGCTGGTATCCGGCAGGATACATTGATGGAGTTGCTCCCGCAGGATGGTACACCCAGGAGCAAATAGCTGCCCGCACTCCTAAACCGCAGAACGGGCAGCCTTCTCCAAGTGGAGGTGGTAATGGAACCCAGGGACCCAATGGAGCATATGCTCAACCTGTTTTAGGACTCGGTGCGGACCAGTCCTTTGGCGGAAATGCTTATTATGACTACAACCAAAGAGCAATCGCTCAGAGCTACGATCCTGGATTTGGTCCAAATACCCCTGGTGGTTTTGGCGGCGGGGTGTGGTGA
- a CDS encoding NADAR family protein, whose protein sequence is MAKYNRHKLIAAIDQGESFEYLLFYGHKVSEDGSITDSCLSQWYPATFKIDDVSYKTAEQFMMAQKARLFGDEDMLDKILQCQTPKEAKAYGRKVQNFVDEKWKEHCSQIVVAANQAKFSQNPELAKYLLSTEPHVLVEASLWDRIWGIGMAKSNTKALDPKQWKGQNLLGFALMEVRDQLGKS, encoded by the coding sequence TTGGCAAAGTACAACCGCCACAAATTAATAGCAGCAATAGATCAAGGCGAGAGTTTTGAGTATCTATTGTTTTATGGACATAAAGTTAGCGAGGACGGCAGCATCACCGATAGCTGCTTGAGTCAGTGGTATCCAGCGACATTTAAAATTGACGATGTTAGCTACAAAACAGCAGAACAATTTATGATGGCGCAAAAAGCCAGACTATTTGGCGATGAGGACATGCTAGACAAAATTTTGCAGTGCCAGACACCAAAGGAAGCAAAAGCTTATGGCCGCAAAGTACAAAATTTTGTCGATGAAAAATGGAAAGAACATTGCTCGCAAATTGTAGTTGCGGCTAACCAGGCAAAGTTTAGTCAAAACCCCGAGCTAGCAAAATATTTGCTCTCCACAGAGCCGCACGTACTCGTCGAGGCCAGCCTGTGGGACCGCATATGGGGCATTGGTATGGCCAAATCAAATACAAAAGCCCTCGACCCCAAACAATGGAAGGGTCAAAACTTGCTAGGCTTTGCCTTGATGGAAGTGCGCGATCAGTTAGGCAAATCATGA
- a CDS encoding RHS repeat protein — MAADSYTVTYDNLGRIKVITYASGKTITYTYDAAGNRTAVVST, encoded by the coding sequence ATGGCAGCAGACAGCTACACGGTCACTTATGACAATCTCGGTCGCATCAAGGTGATTACCTACGCAAGTGGCAAAACCATCACCTATACATATGACGCTGCAGGTAACCGCACTGCGGTAGTTAGTACCTGA